One segment of Ipomoea triloba cultivar NCNSP0323 chromosome 12, ASM357664v1 DNA contains the following:
- the LOC116000023 gene encoding GDSL esterase/lipase LIP-4-like, whose product METKQRAAMFVFITCSAILIVLSSPPLAAAECIRNPVIFNFGDSNSDTGGYPAAHGNIFGYPDGRTFFHRSSDRLCDGRLIIDFLCENVKADYLSPYLEALAPSFKNGVNFAIGGSQTLPKFVLFSLSTQLLQFNRFRTRSLEFHSKGTKGMLGEEDFENALYMIDIGQNDITGAFSYLSKAQVIEKIPSFISEIKDAVWAIYKAGGRKFWVHNTGPAGCLPRILATTKVGDPSTEFEEIGCIKSLNEVAQEFNVKLSDLCEELRHEMKDATIVYVDIYTIKYNLISNYVIYGFEKPLIACCGGGGAPYNVNITCGQSGFSVCKDGSKYISWDGVHYTEEANAMVAASVLSTNYSTPPLKFDYFCSTNS is encoded by the exons ATGGAGACCAAACAAAGAGCTGCCATGTTTGTCTTCATTACTTGCTCTGCAATTCTCATCGTCCTCTCTTCTCCGCCTTTAGCCGCCGCCGAATGCATAAGAAACCCCGTTATCTTCAATTTCGGCGACTCCAACTCAGACACCGGCGGTTATCCCGCCGCGCACGGCAACATTTTCGGATATCCCGACGGTCGTACGTTCTTCCATCGATCTTCCGACCGACTCTGCGACGGACGTTTGATTATCGATTTCCTAT GTGAGAATGTGAAAGCGGACTACTTGTCTCCATATTTGGAAGCTCTTGCACCAAGTTTCAAAAATGGAGTTAATTTTGCAATAGGTGGCTCACAGACACTTCCTAAATTTGTTCTTTTCAGTTTGAGCACCCAGCTTCTTCAATTCAACCGTTTTCGCACTCGTTCCCTTGAATTTCACTCAAAAG GGACGAAAGGCATGCTTGGAGAAGAGGACTTTGAGAATGCACTATATATGATAGACATAGGGCAAAATGATATTACGGGTGCCTTTTCCTACCTCTCTAAAGCTCAAGTCATTGAAAAAATTCCTTCTTTCATTTCTGAAATCAAAGATGCTGTTTGG gcAATATACAAAGCTGGTGGAAGGAAATTTTGGGTGCACAACACTGGGCCAGCGGGTTGTCTACCTCGGATTCTTGCAACAACAAAAGTGGGAGATCCGAGTACTGAATTTGAAGAAATTGGTTGTATCAAGTCTCTGAATGAAGTTGCACAAGAATTCAATGTTAAACTTAGTGATCTTTGTGAAGAATTAAGACATGAAATGAAGGATGCTACTATTGTGTATGTGGATATTTACACCATTAAGTACAACCTCATCTCCAACTATGTCATCTACG GGTTTGAGAAGCCATTAATAGCATGCTGCGGAGGTGGTGGTGCACCCTACAATGTCAACATAACGTGTGGACAGAGCGGGTTTAGCGTATGCAAGGATGGGTCGAAATATATAAGCTGGGACGGAGTGCATTACACTGAGGAAGCAAATGCAATGGTGGCTGCCAGTGTTCTATCTACAAATTATTCAACTCCTCCATTGAAGTTTGACTACTTTTGTTCCACTAATTCCTAA